The nucleotide sequence TCGGGTGAAAACAAGGGCTTCTACGACCCGTTCTCGCCGGAAACGCCGAAGATGGACGCGCATGCGCAGGCATTGCTCGACCAGGTGCACGCGCAGTTCATCAAGGCCGTGAAGGATGGCCGCGGCAAGCGGCTGCACGAGACACCCGACATGTTCTCGGGACTGTTCTGGACCGGCGAGAAGAGCGTCGAGCTCGGGCTGGCGGACGGTTACGGCACGACCGACACGGTCGCGCGCGACGTGCTGAAGGCGCCGGATCTTGTCGACTATACGGTGAAGGAAAGCCTGACGAACCGCGTCGCGCGCAAGTTCGGTGCGGCCGTCGGCGGCGCCGCGATGAAGGCGCTGACGGCCGGCGGCGCGTCGGTCAGCCTGCGCTGACCGGAGGCGGGCGGGCCGCGATGGCCCGCCGTTCACCTGGCGGAGCGCCTGCCGCGTTCAGTTCGCCAGCAGCAGGAAGATCGCAGGGCGCTTGTGCAGATTCGGCGCAGGCGCCTTTTTCCAGTCCGCGACGGTACGACTCGCGATCGTCTCGGTCGCGAGGGTCAGGTCGGCTGCGACGCAGATCTGCGTCGACGGCGCGCAGGTCGCGACGAGCGTGTCGAGCATCGCCTGATTCCGGTACGGCGTTTCGATGAAGATCTGCGTCTGGCGCGCCTTGCGTGACAGTTGTTCGAGTTCGCGCAGGCGTTTCGCGCGCGCGGCCGCGTCGACCGGCAGGTAGCCGTTGAATGCGAAGCTCTGGCCATTCAGGCCCGATGCCATCAGGGCGAGCAGGATCGAACTCGGCCCGACGAGCGGCACCACCTTCACGCCGCGCTCGTGGGCGCGGCGCACCAGCAACGCACCGGGGTCGGCGACGGCCGGGCAGCCGGCTTCGGACACGAGGCCGGCGTCCGCACCGGCCAGTACGGGCGCGAGCAGCCGGTCGATGGCGCCGGCCGGCGTGTTGACGTTCAGTTCGCTGATCTCGATTTCCTGGATCGGGCGCGTCGTGCCGATCTTCTTCAGAAATGCACGCGTCGTCTTCGCGTTCTCGCCGATGTAATAGCCGAGCGTGCCGGCGCGCGCCTGCACGGCCGCGGGCAGGACGGCCGCGAGCATCGATTCGTCGCCTTCGCCGAGCGTGTTCGGGACGAGGTAAAGCGTGCCGGCGGTCATGCGCGGTCTCCACGGGTGGTTGCAAACAACGGATAGTCGGCGGCGCGCAGCATGCGCGTGAGCGCGATCAGCGGCAGGCCGACGAGCGCGGTCGGGTCATTCGAGTCGATCGCGTCGAGCAGCGCGATGCCGAGCCCTTCGGACTTCGCGCTGCCGGCGACGTCGTACGGCGTTTCGGCGCGCAGGTACGCATCGAGTTCGGCCTCGGGCAGCGAGCGGAAGCGCACGTGCGTGACGATGTCCTCGACCTGCGCTTCACCCGTCCGGCTGTCGTACAGGCACAGCGCGCTGTGGAATTCGACTTCGCGGCCCTGCATCGACACGAGTT is from Burkholderia sp. HI2500 and encodes:
- a CDS encoding SAM-dependent methyltransferase, which gives rise to MTAGTLYLVPNTLGEGDESMLAAVLPAAVQARAGTLGYYIGENAKTTRAFLKKIGTTRPIQEIEISELNVNTPAGAIDRLLAPVLAGADAGLVSEAGCPAVADPGALLVRRAHERGVKVVPLVGPSSILLALMASGLNGQSFAFNGYLPVDAAARAKRLRELEQLSRKARQTQIFIETPYRNQAMLDTLVATCAPSTQICVAADLTLATETIASRTVADWKKAPAPNLHKRPAIFLLLAN
- a CDS encoding Maf-like protein yields the protein MPDTVCRPPRLILASSSRYRRALLERLGIPFDVVSPDLDETPHDGETPAATALRLAGAKARAVAATIDAPDGVLVIGSDQVATFDGLQIGKPGTHERALAQLVSMQGREVEFHSALCLYDSRTGEAQVEDIVTHVRFRSLPEAELDAYLRAETPYDVAGSAKSEGLGIALLDAIDSNDPTALVGLPLIALTRMLRAADYPLFATTRGDRA